One segment of Coffea arabica cultivar ET-39 chromosome 7c, Coffea Arabica ET-39 HiFi, whole genome shotgun sequence DNA contains the following:
- the LOC140010642 gene encoding uncharacterized protein gives MNKFCEKFHFKQYKSSMYYAAANGLAEAFNKTLCNLLKKIVDKSRRDWHLRIGEALWAYRTTFRTPTQATPYALVYGVEAVLPLECQIPSLRIAIQEGLSEEDNVRLRLEELEALDEKRLETQQRIECYQARLSKAFNKHVQPRFFQVGDLVLAVRRPIILTHGGQRKFTPKWDGPYVVREVYTNGSYKLVAENGLRVGPINGKYLKRYYA, from the coding sequence ATGAACAAGTTTTGCgaaaagtttcatttcaaacaatACAAATCTTCCATGTACTATGCCGCTGCAAATGGACTCGCTGAAGCATTCAACAAGACCTTATGTAATCTGTTGAAGAAAATCGTGGATAAATCGAGAAGGGATTGGCATCTTCGAATTGGAGAAGCACTTTGGGCATACCGAACTACTTTTCGAACTCCCACGCAAGCAACCCCATACGCACTTGTTTACGGTGTTGAAGCTGTTCTTCCGCTTGAGTGTCAAATACCTTCGCTAAGAATTGCAATTCAAGAAGGGCTCAGTGAAGAAGATAATGTCCGTCTTCGCCTCGAGGAGTTAGAAGCACTCGATGAAAAGAGATTGGAAACCCAACAACGGATTGAGTGTTATCAAGCCCGCCTTTCAAAAGCATTCAATAAACATGTCCAGCCACGCTTTTTCCAGGTTGGAGATTTAGTACTCGCTGTTCGGAGACCAATCATTCTCACTCATGGAGGACAAAGAAAGTTTACTCCTAAGTGGGATGGTCCATACGTCGTTCGAGAAGTATATACAAATGGCTCATACAAGTTGGTTGCTGAAAATGGATTAAGGGTTGGCCCCATCAATGGCAAGTACCTAAAAAGATACTATGCGTAA